From a region of the Daphnia magna isolate NIES linkage group LG1, ASM2063170v1.1, whole genome shotgun sequence genome:
- the LOC116927191 gene encoding UTP--glucose-1-phosphate uridylyltransferase produces MSSLHLEKKALYGHQRQGSDSAAFKELTKRDAQVQLAVELEKLIRTCSEGNHERIEREFSGFRRLFVRFLLDPTSSVQWEKIEKLPDGAVGDYEMLPTPPLTQIRGMLDKLVVIKLNGGLGTSMGCQGPKSVISVRNDLTFLDLTVQQIESLNKTYNANVPLVLMNSFNTDEETQLIIQKYTKFEIQIHTFNQSNYPRINKESLMPVARSCNTSADMEAWYPPGHGDFYESFYNSGLLEEFIKQGREYCFISNIDNLGATVDLNILNMLLNPGEGSGKPKEFLMEVTDKTRADVKGGTLIQYENKLRLLEIAQVPKEKVEDFKSVKTFKFFNTNNLWVKLPSIKRIIENGTLDMEVIVNPKTLDNGLNVIQLETAVGAAMKCFEGSIGLNVPRSRFLPVKKTSDLLLVMSNLYNLKNGSLSMSALRSFPSTPLIKLGENHFAKVREFLKRFATIPDLLELDHLTVSGDVTFGRHVSLKGTVIIIANHGDRIDIPSGAILENKIVSGNLRILDH; encoded by the exons atgtcTTCGTTGCACTTAGAAAAAAAGGCG TTGTATGGGCATCAGAGACAGGGTTCTGACTCTGCCGCATTTAAGGAGCTTACCAAAAGAGATGCCCAAGTTCAATTAGCAGTTGAACTTGAAAAGCTAATACGAACATGTTCAGAAGGAAATCATGAA AGAATTGAAAGAGAGTTTTCTGGATTCCGACGTTTATTTGTTAGATTTCTTTTGGACCCAACATCCTCTGTTCAAtgggaaaaaatagaaaaacttCCTGATGGAGCT GTGGGGGACTATGAAATGCTACCGACTCCTCCTCTCACTCAAATACGGGGAATGTTGGATAAACTTGTTGTGATTAAGCTCAATGGTGGACTTGGGACATCAATGGGTTGTCAAGGTCCTAAATCAGTTATTTCAGTTCGGAATGATCTTACATTCCTTGATTTGACTGTCCAGCAAATTGAG AGTTTGAACAAGACATATAATGCAAATGTGCCATTGGTCTTGATGAATTCATTCAACACAGATGAGGAGACTCAACTCATCATTCAGaaatacacaaaatttgaa ATCCAAATCCATACTTTTAATCAAAGTAATTATCCGCGAATCAACAAGGAATCTCTAATGCCCGTAGCAAGATCTTGTAACACTTCTGCAGACATGGAAGCTTGGTATCCCCCTG GTCACGGTGATTTTTACGAATCATTTTACAATTCTGGTCTCTTGGAAGAgtttatcaaacag GGACGAGAATACTGCTTCATATCCAATATAGACAACTTGGGCGCAACTGTAGATTTAAATATTCTCAACATGTTGTTAAACCCAGGGGAAGGTTCCGGCAAACCCAAGGAATTTCTGATGGAGGTTACCGATAAAACACGAGCTGACGTGAAG GGTGGTACGTTAATTCAGTACGAAAATAAGTTACGCTTGTTGGAAATCGCTCAAGTTCCTAAAGAGAAAGTGGAAGATTTCAAGTCAGTCAAGACATTTAAGTTCTTCAATACTAACAATTTGTGGGTGAAACTGCCTTCCATCAAACGAATTATCGAGAATGGCACATTAGATATGGAAGTTATAGTCAACCCCAAAACTTTAGATAACGGATTGAACGTTATCCAACTAGAAACTGCTGTTGGTGCTGCTATGAAGTGTTTTGAGGGATCGATAG GCTTGAATGTACCTCGTAGCCGTTTCTTGCCTGTGAAAAAGACTTCCGACTTGCTTTTAGTAATGAGCAATCTGTACAATTTGAAGAATGGAAGCCTTTCCATGAGCGCGCTAAGGAGTTTTCCATCAACACCGCTCATCAAACTGGGAGAAAACCATTTTGCCAAG GTCCGCGAGTTTCTGAAGCGGTTTGCCACAATTCCTGATTTGCTAGAATTGGATCATTTAACTGTTTCGGGTGATGTTACTTTCGGACGCCATGTCTCGCTGAAG GGGACGGTTATTATCATTGCTAATCACGGAGACCGTATCGATATTCCGTCTGGAGCaattttggaaaataaaattgtcTCGGGTAACTTGCGCATTTTGGATCATTAG